Proteins from a genomic interval of Lacticaseibacillus pabuli:
- the brnQ gene encoding branched-chain amino acid transport system II carrier protein translates to MDKQRLSRRNMFFIGSMLFGMFFGAGNLIFPVFLGQQAGRNLVPAIIGFLISGVGLPLLGVAAIGKSHTDGAFGVASKLGKGAAYVFTVILYLGLGPLFATPRLATISYEIGLRPFVPGKYEHLALALFSFLFFATAWYFSRKPGKIMTYVGKILTPAFMVTLILLLLFVVLFPLGGWHAPATGMYKSAAVVTGFTNGYMTMDALASLAFGVVVVRSIRELGVTDTNAVAKDTMRAGLIAAVLMAVLYAVLAYMGLTSLGEFDRASNGGIIIANIARYYFGTLGSILTAVIVVLACLKTGVGLITAFGDMFKELFPKMNYQVLILIAAAVPFLLANIGLNSILAVSQPFLYTLYPIAIVLILLTLASDLFHDDHRVYKITVGVTLIPALLDGVNALPMGMHTGFIQQLLDWGGYLPGFAQGLGWTVPAVIAFIVALIYRQLRPVN, encoded by the coding sequence ATGGATAAGCAGCGGTTATCACGGCGCAACATGTTCTTTATCGGCTCGATGCTGTTCGGCATGTTCTTTGGCGCCGGTAATCTGATTTTCCCAGTCTTCCTGGGACAACAGGCGGGTCGCAATTTAGTTCCCGCAATCATTGGCTTTTTGATTTCGGGGGTGGGGTTGCCCCTATTAGGTGTTGCCGCGATTGGCAAAAGCCACACGGACGGTGCGTTTGGGGTCGCCAGCAAGCTGGGTAAGGGTGCAGCTTATGTCTTCACGGTCATCCTCTATCTTGGACTTGGGCCTTTGTTTGCGACGCCCCGTTTGGCCACGATTTCCTATGAAATTGGGCTCCGGCCGTTTGTCCCTGGCAAGTACGAACATCTTGCCTTGGCATTATTCTCCTTCCTATTCTTCGCGACGGCGTGGTACTTCTCCCGTAAACCGGGCAAAATCATGACCTACGTGGGTAAGATTTTGACGCCGGCGTTCATGGTGACCCTGATCTTGTTGCTATTGTTCGTTGTGCTGTTCCCGCTCGGCGGCTGGCATGCACCGGCAACTGGGATGTACAAATCTGCGGCGGTGGTCACCGGCTTTACGAACGGCTACATGACGATGGATGCACTCGCCAGCCTCGCTTTTGGGGTCGTTGTTGTGCGGTCCATTCGGGAGCTGGGCGTGACGGATACCAACGCGGTTGCCAAGGATACGATGCGCGCCGGTTTGATTGCGGCCGTCCTGATGGCAGTCTTGTACGCAGTGCTGGCCTACATGGGACTCACGAGTTTAGGCGAATTTGACCGTGCTTCAAACGGTGGCATTATTATTGCCAACATTGCTCGTTATTACTTTGGCACGCTCGGTAGTATTCTAACCGCAGTCATCGTTGTGCTCGCTTGCTTGAAGACGGGGGTTGGCTTGATTACCGCCTTTGGGGATATGTTCAAGGAACTTTTCCCAAAGATGAACTACCAAGTGCTCATTTTAATTGCGGCCGCGGTGCCGTTTCTACTTGCGAATATTGGGCTGAACAGCATTCTGGCTGTGTCACAACCCTTCCTATACACGCTGTATCCCATTGCGATTGTGCTGATCCTGCTGACGCTAGCGAGTGATTTGTTCCATGATGATCACCGCGTTTACAAGATTACGGTTGGGGTAACGCTGATTCCAGCATTGCTCGATGGGGTGAATGCCCTGCCGATGGGGATGCACACGGGCTTTATCCAGCAGTTGCTCGACTGGGGTGGTTACTTGCCCGGATTTGCCCAAGGACTAGGGTGGACCGTGCCCGCCGTGATTGCGTTTATCGTTGCCCTGATTTACCGGCAACTGCGACCTGTAAATTAA
- a CDS encoding YoaK family protein — protein MNPKVPITERVPMGMLLAATAGSLDAYTYLARGGVFAGLQTGNMILMGVSLGRGDWSEVITHLIPFLVFACATVVVRGLQHSLNEKETLRRRALIVIGAEGVLALLAAALAPILNNVMASSLVAIIAAAQLQEFRKLNGKPFMSIMMTGNLRTAAAGFYDGIVHGSVDSFIAARNAAATIIALIAGATLSALTTHYLGTAGIIFAVVPILGAFIYLLCAQPLYQIPEK, from the coding sequence ATGAATCCGAAAGTGCCAATAACAGAACGCGTACCCATGGGAATGCTACTCGCCGCAACGGCCGGTTCGCTGGATGCTTACACCTACCTCGCCCGGGGTGGCGTCTTCGCCGGCCTGCAAACTGGGAACATGATCCTGATGGGGGTCTCCTTGGGCCGCGGTGACTGGTCCGAGGTCATCACGCACCTGATTCCGTTCCTTGTGTTCGCCTGTGCCACCGTTGTCGTGCGCGGCTTGCAACACTCCCTCAATGAAAAGGAAACGTTGCGGCGTCGTGCCCTCATCGTCATCGGCGCCGAGGGTGTGCTGGCACTGCTCGCAGCGGCCCTGGCACCGATTCTTAACAACGTGATGGCCAGCTCGCTCGTCGCCATCATCGCGGCGGCGCAGCTACAAGAGTTCCGCAAGCTTAACGGCAAGCCCTTCATGTCCATCATGATGACGGGGAACCTGCGTACCGCCGCGGCTGGCTTCTATGACGGCATTGTCCACGGCAGTGTTGATTCCTTCATCGCAGCACGAAACGCAGCGGCGACCATCATCGCCCTGATTGCCGGAGCAACCCTGTCCGCATTGACCACTCACTACTTGGGCACAGCGGGAATTATCTTCGCCGTCGTGCCAATTCTCGGTGCGTTTATTTATCTGCTTTGCGCCCAGCCGCTATACCAGATTCCAGAAAAGTAG
- a CDS encoding histidine phosphatase family protein translates to MIEIDLVRHGRTVFNEERRVQGVADSELTPNGRAQAAALGRGLQVAGKTYGQIYSSDLKRAYDTATLTAAELTDAPSVRQDPGLREENYGRFESWPVDDYARTVLGVPNFKAAIATGRYTLESIADKTFATNAGEDPAVTESAAMVVARIDATLRRIAQRAEHTNAMRTLVVAHGTALLMWLAFAGKGEPGAESLKNCSVTNIYYDQGVFTIGDVNDTTFLESGIAAGRKADK, encoded by the coding sequence TTGATTGAAATTGATTTAGTCAGGCATGGTCGGACTGTTTTTAACGAAGAACGCCGTGTGCAAGGGGTTGCCGATTCGGAATTGACCCCAAATGGCCGCGCGCAGGCTGCCGCTTTGGGTCGTGGCTTGCAGGTAGCAGGCAAAACGTATGGCCAGATTTACAGCAGTGACCTCAAACGGGCGTACGATACCGCCACGTTGACCGCCGCTGAGTTGACTGATGCGCCGAGTGTGCGTCAGGATCCCGGCCTACGCGAGGAAAATTACGGCCGCTTCGAGAGCTGGCCAGTGGATGACTACGCCCGCACTGTGCTGGGTGTGCCCAACTTCAAAGCCGCCATTGCAACGGGTCGTTACACGCTCGAATCCATCGCGGACAAGACGTTTGCAACGAACGCAGGTGAAGACCCAGCCGTGACGGAGTCTGCTGCCATGGTGGTTGCCCGGATTGACGCGACGTTGCGCCGCATTGCTCAGCGCGCGGAGCACACGAACGCCATGCGCACACTCGTTGTGGCGCACGGCACGGCGCTGCTGATGTGGCTCGCGTTTGCCGGTAAGGGCGAGCCTGGCGCTGAATCCCTGAAGAACTGCAGCGTGACCAACATCTATTACGACCAGGGTGTTTTCACGATTGGTGACGTCAACGACACTACTTTTCTGGAATCTGGTATAGCGGCTGGGCGCAAAGCAGATAAATAA
- a CDS encoding ribonuclease H family protein, with product MTDISIYTDGGNRNHGNYAGGSVKTTDPSAWAALLIFGEHEKMLSDGEFGRTNNYMEIMGVIQGLSALKRTDLPVDIYSDSAYVINTMQQKWYVKWRQNNWRKGGKPVKNSELWQRLLEQVDRFDQITWNKVKGHATNKNNNRVDAALNQTMDRLEKEQA from the coding sequence ATGACTGACATTAGCATTTACACGGACGGCGGCAACCGCAATCATGGCAATTACGCTGGCGGCAGCGTCAAGACCACCGACCCTAGCGCCTGGGCGGCATTGCTCATCTTTGGCGAGCACGAAAAGATGCTCAGCGATGGTGAATTTGGCCGGACCAATAACTATATGGAAATCATGGGCGTCATCCAGGGGCTATCCGCGCTCAAACGCACCGACCTGCCAGTCGATATCTATTCCGATTCCGCCTACGTTATCAACACCATGCAGCAAAAATGGTACGTCAAGTGGCGGCAGAACAACTGGCGTAAGGGCGGCAAGCCAGTTAAGAACAGCGAGCTCTGGCAACGCCTGCTTGAACAAGTCGACCGCTTCGACCAGATTACCTGGAACAAGGTTAAGGGCCACGCGACCAATAAGAACAACAACCGCGTCGATGCGGCTCTGAACCAAACCATGGACCGCCTCGAGAAAGAACAAGCTTAA
- a CDS encoding DUF4767 domain-containing protein, translating into MKKGLIIATSAALAVVLSACGGQSNKHATTSSMRTIKTSQAAKPAKKTGVNVGWDGDKADQLRDYMADFGTSMQQKYDEVTAASDTNFMGVNLGQYIQDKKQVSIGGTTQAVKWLPGEHGGSKTKENILAVYADTSDNILYLFAKKGDTARVLVTQSAAQNGVFDVKETANTDIKDAFTNIMAGHSTTKPHSGSTAVAANSPAKKEKDNTNMDPHADGSTPTQQFPSWIQGTWYSYDQDTDDVHVMTFKNNELQYSGSTPTYAYDARHRDANDLKWQNGDMSATIPYRENNWIEVNVGPVMGHPAVNIRGWYQSAGAGETYYLVNQNVHGQTIPVITDGSGAGAWGSTHYFKSQSLAQQNRNVHFSSDQSN; encoded by the coding sequence ATGAAAAAGGGTCTAATTATTGCAACATCCGCCGCGCTGGCAGTCGTGCTTAGCGCGTGTGGCGGTCAGTCAAACAAGCACGCGACGACTAGCTCAATGCGCACGATCAAAACATCACAAGCGGCTAAGCCCGCTAAAAAAACTGGCGTCAATGTCGGTTGGGATGGCGACAAAGCAGATCAACTGCGCGACTACATGGCTGATTTTGGCACCTCGATGCAACAGAAGTACGACGAGGTCACCGCAGCAAGCGACACCAACTTCATGGGCGTAAACCTGGGCCAGTATATCCAGGACAAGAAGCAGGTCAGCATCGGCGGCACAACACAGGCTGTGAAGTGGTTGCCGGGTGAGCATGGTGGCTCCAAGACGAAGGAAAACATTCTCGCCGTTTACGCCGACACGAGTGACAACATCTTGTACCTATTCGCCAAGAAAGGTGACACGGCCCGCGTGCTCGTCACCCAATCCGCCGCGCAAAATGGCGTGTTTGACGTGAAGGAAACGGCAAACACCGATATTAAAGACGCCTTTACCAACATAATGGCGGGGCATTCAACAACTAAACCACATAGCGGTAGTACCGCTGTTGCCGCTAATAGCCCCGCCAAAAAGGAGAAGGATAATACAAATATGGATCCACATGCTGATGGGTCCACCCCAACACAACAATTTCCATCCTGGATTCAAGGTACATGGTATTCGTACGATCAAGATACCGATGACGTTCATGTTATGACCTTCAAAAACAATGAATTACAATACTCGGGGTCAACACCAACCTATGCATATGACGCTCGGCATCGTGATGCAAATGACCTCAAATGGCAAAACGGGGATATGAGCGCAACCATCCCTTACCGTGAGAATAATTGGATTGAAGTTAACGTTGGTCCCGTGATGGGTCACCCTGCTGTTAACATTCGAGGATGGTACCAATCTGCCGGTGCTGGCGAAACGTATTATCTTGTTAATCAAAATGTCCATGGCCAAACTATTCCCGTCATTACTGATGGCTCAGGAGCGGGTGCGTGGGGCTCAACGCATTACTTTAAATCGCAATCACTTGCTCAGCAAAACCGTAATGTTCACTTCTCATCAGATCAAAGTAATTAA
- the uhpT gene encoding hexose-6-phosphate:phosphate antiporter, which yields MTHFFDLRRPANKGLAITVQRQKWLKEFMKAFMVVFMVYFCMYLVRNNLSAAQPLLVKKGFTTTELGWIGYGFSLTYGIGKTLLGYVVDGRNTKRFMSFLLILAAFMTLVVGVVLLMNQAPVGLIIVLWSLNGLFQSPGGSASLSTISRWTTTKTRGRYIGIWNISHEFGGAVAGVIALWGANHLFGGNVGGMFIFPAVIGLIVGFWGLFYGADDPQELGWDSSYEIFDEKEPEADQEAAKMSKLQILWQFVVRSPWVWLLCIANVFVYVVRIGVVNWAPLYTVQKLHFTVAQGANTLLLFQLGGIIGSVLWGTVSDWLKGRRAVVSIICLALTAFVVLGYRYGTSPMMINTSLFFLGMLIYGPQLLIGVSVISFVPKSALNVSDGLTGTFAYIFGDLMAQVGFAAIADPKANGMRIFGQLLHGWDDTFIVFYVAVVLSIIVLAIVAIGEEKRIRQVVKA from the coding sequence ATGACTCATTTCTTTGATCTCCGGCGGCCTGCCAACAAGGGTTTGGCAATCACCGTCCAGCGTCAGAAGTGGCTGAAGGAATTCATGAAGGCCTTTATGGTCGTCTTCATGGTTTACTTCTGCATGTACCTCGTGCGTAACAACCTCTCCGCTGCACAACCATTACTGGTCAAGAAGGGCTTTACCACTACTGAGCTCGGCTGGATTGGTTATGGTTTCTCGCTCACGTACGGGATTGGTAAAACCTTGCTGGGCTACGTCGTGGATGGCCGCAATACTAAGCGCTTTATGTCATTTTTATTGATTCTCGCGGCATTCATGACCCTGGTTGTTGGGGTTGTCCTGTTAATGAATCAGGCACCAGTTGGCCTGATCATCGTGCTCTGGTCTCTGAATGGTTTGTTCCAGTCACCTGGTGGCTCGGCGTCACTGTCGACCATTTCACGGTGGACGACGACGAAGACGCGTGGTCGTTACATCGGGATTTGGAACATCTCACACGAATTTGGTGGTGCCGTTGCCGGTGTCATCGCGCTGTGGGGTGCTAACCACCTGTTTGGCGGCAATGTCGGTGGGATGTTTATCTTCCCAGCGGTCATTGGTCTGATTGTTGGGTTCTGGGGCCTGTTCTACGGGGCAGATGATCCCCAAGAACTCGGCTGGGATTCCAGCTACGAAATCTTCGACGAGAAGGAACCCGAAGCTGACCAAGAAGCTGCCAAGATGAGTAAGCTCCAGATTCTCTGGCAGTTCGTTGTCCGCAGCCCATGGGTATGGCTTCTCTGTATCGCGAACGTCTTCGTTTACGTTGTCCGCATTGGGGTCGTTAACTGGGCGCCACTTTACACCGTTCAGAAGCTTCACTTCACGGTGGCGCAGGGTGCCAACACCTTGCTGCTGTTCCAGCTTGGCGGCATCATCGGCAGTGTGCTTTGGGGGACCGTTTCCGACTGGCTCAAGGGCCGGCGCGCGGTTGTCTCCATCATCTGCCTGGCGCTGACGGCGTTTGTTGTTCTCGGTTACCGCTACGGGACGAGCCCAATGATGATCAACACCTCCCTGTTCTTCTTGGGGATGCTCATCTACGGCCCACAACTCCTGATTGGGGTTTCCGTCATTAGCTTTGTGCCAAAGAGCGCACTGAACGTGTCCGATGGGTTAACCGGGACGTTCGCGTACATCTTCGGTGACCTGATGGCGCAAGTCGGGTTCGCTGCGATTGCTGATCCTAAGGCAAACGGGATGCGGATTTTCGGCCAGTTGCTCCACGGCTGGGATGATACGTTCATCGTCTTCTACGTTGCGGTTGTGCTGAGCATTATCGTGCTCGCCATCGTTGCGATTGGGGAAGAGAAGCGGATTCGTCAGGTTGTGAAGGCCTAA
- a CDS encoding LTA synthase family protein, with the protein MKHVSNTGDRRPRLTLVIIFGIILLGAVLTYFISYGQNGVLAYTLNSTKPTKLWVVGNVLKYSMSLAADAGLIWVGAYFARRRVSMTTTIRFWMTAIISGALLVALQLALGKFNGPAAIYDQLLPVLRNAQPFITGAVLFTVLAPWLQKWLAKREWRLFGLVMLCLPLVFNRDIFILGNGGSTFGVVVLGCLGLVAGNPDVKIRWQALGLYLIGCLTIPAMGFGTTASALAILNSARFVGMLSPLTFLPAMVVVQFLIKWSLGLAAKSGTWPDRITQVTVYAIWLGALMSAGSTWRDLMAGYVEDLHRFFDQFSYLWLPLVVVTIGIVVLGVAVASLALARHTKLWQRIPEHLDVNFVVAWQRFAAQPKAAFRVLWRDYQRPIITACALFIAQWLGALAMNESWQTVENIYNPHLSVLGFTSLSLIANMLIGALILLLIHWILLALTDRYWLSLIITLALQSFIVIASRVKIFYRDEPIVPSDVAELNAGAQLLKMIPVALIVAVLVALVALIVLIIYVERHAKPTHQSFINRVAKLLIALVAGAGLFTMNHHYSYWRNLTDSANIVMANNNQLRFAQWNGPIMQFFSNLDVHAMAQPAGYSKAAIKRIVTKYQQEANVANQTRTNLAQKTTVIFNLSESFADPTRIPGVKISQDPMPHIRHLMKTNTSGSLMSFGYGGGTADMEYMSLTGLSTGNFDSTLNTPYTQLVPRLKKNPNVSNDFNYATAVHPYTGSFYNRPQVYQRFGFNKFVYLGSKYKIIDKHYLGSSPYLSDNTAYANAMRQVNARRGGQFMNLITIQNHMPFNGWYPNGVTAKTTGATLSARKQQIETYARGVHYTDEAAEAFRKQIDKLNKPVIWVFYGDHLPGIYPGITDNVLLHRTDYFVYANKYAREHGALDKQHGGVIGTNDLIALAFKQGNLKLNAYNALLTAVNEKLPAIWTKVSNSSTSSTTGIRFVKDDNMTELYPQLTASQKQLMHDYQLIQYDITAGKQYSVKDGMNQQVK; encoded by the coding sequence ATGAAACACGTATCGAACACAGGGGATCGGCGTCCACGGCTGACCCTCGTCATTATCTTTGGCATTATTCTTTTGGGCGCGGTACTGACCTATTTCATTAGCTACGGTCAGAACGGTGTCCTTGCTTATACACTAAATAGTACGAAGCCGACAAAGTTATGGGTCGTCGGCAACGTACTGAAATATTCGATGAGCCTCGCCGCTGACGCTGGGTTAATTTGGGTGGGCGCCTACTTTGCGCGCCGCCGCGTCAGCATGACGACGACCATTCGCTTTTGGATGACAGCGATTATTAGTGGTGCCTTGCTAGTTGCGCTGCAGCTGGCGCTGGGTAAGTTTAACGGGCCAGCCGCCATTTACGACCAGCTATTGCCGGTACTGCGCAATGCACAGCCCTTCATTACAGGCGCTGTGCTCTTTACGGTGCTGGCGCCGTGGCTGCAAAAGTGGCTGGCAAAGCGGGAATGGCGGCTATTTGGGCTCGTCATGCTCTGTTTGCCGCTGGTCTTTAACCGGGACATCTTCATCCTTGGAAATGGCGGATCAACCTTTGGCGTCGTTGTCCTCGGGTGCCTGGGCTTAGTGGCCGGTAATCCTGATGTGAAAATTCGTTGGCAGGCACTTGGACTGTACCTCATTGGCTGTTTGACGATTCCCGCAATGGGGTTCGGCACGACTGCCTCTGCCTTAGCAATCCTGAACTCGGCTCGGTTTGTGGGGATGCTGTCGCCGCTAACTTTCTTGCCCGCCATGGTGGTGGTTCAGTTCTTAATCAAGTGGAGCCTTGGACTGGCGGCAAAGTCCGGGACGTGGCCTGACCGCATCACCCAAGTCACGGTTTACGCGATTTGGCTGGGCGCACTCATGTCCGCGGGCTCAACCTGGCGCGATTTGATGGCCGGCTATGTGGAAGACTTGCACCGGTTCTTCGACCAATTTAGTTACTTGTGGTTGCCCTTAGTGGTTGTCACGATTGGCATTGTTGTGTTGGGTGTTGCGGTCGCTAGCCTTGCCTTGGCCCGCCACACGAAATTGTGGCAACGGATACCAGAACACCTCGACGTTAATTTTGTGGTGGCCTGGCAGCGGTTTGCTGCACAACCAAAGGCCGCATTCCGTGTCCTTTGGCGTGATTATCAGCGGCCAATCATCACAGCTTGCGCATTGTTTATTGCGCAATGGCTGGGCGCCTTGGCGATGAACGAATCCTGGCAGACGGTTGAGAACATCTACAACCCGCACCTGTCCGTTCTGGGTTTTACCTCTTTGAGCTTAATTGCGAACATGTTAATCGGCGCGCTGATTTTGCTGCTGATTCACTGGATCCTGCTCGCGCTGACGGACCGCTACTGGCTGTCGCTCATTATTACCCTCGCACTGCAGAGCTTCATCGTGATTGCCAGCCGGGTGAAGATTTTCTACCGCGATGAACCCATTGTGCCGAGCGATGTGGCCGAGCTGAACGCGGGTGCACAGCTGCTCAAGATGATTCCTGTTGCGCTAATTGTAGCGGTGCTGGTGGCATTAGTGGCGCTCATCGTTTTGATTATTTACGTTGAACGGCACGCCAAGCCAACGCACCAGTCGTTCATCAACCGCGTGGCCAAATTGCTGATCGCACTGGTTGCTGGGGCAGGACTGTTCACGATGAACCACCACTACTCCTACTGGCGCAACCTGACAGACAGCGCCAATATCGTCATGGCCAACAATAACCAATTGCGGTTTGCGCAGTGGAATGGCCCCATCATGCAGTTCTTTAGCAACCTGGACGTCCACGCGATGGCGCAGCCGGCGGGGTACTCAAAGGCGGCTATCAAACGAATCGTGACGAAGTACCAGCAGGAGGCGAACGTCGCCAATCAAACGCGGACAAATTTGGCACAGAAAACGACTGTGATTTTCAACTTGTCCGAAAGCTTCGCGGATCCCACGCGCATTCCGGGCGTGAAGATTAGTCAGGACCCAATGCCACATATTCGGCACCTGATGAAGACCAACACGAGTGGCTCGCTGATGAGCTTTGGATACGGTGGTGGGACCGCCGACATGGAATACATGTCATTGACCGGCCTGAGTACCGGGAACTTTGACAGCACCCTGAACACGCCGTACACACAGCTCGTGCCACGCCTGAAGAAAAACCCGAACGTGTCGAACGACTTTAACTACGCCACTGCGGTTCACCCGTACACCGGTAGTTTTTACAACCGGCCGCAAGTATACCAGCGCTTTGGCTTCAATAAGTTCGTCTATCTAGGGAGTAAGTACAAGATTATTGATAAACACTACCTTGGCAGCAGTCCTTACCTTTCAGACAACACGGCTTATGCCAACGCGATGCGCCAGGTGAACGCACGGCGGGGTGGTCAGTTCATGAACCTGATTACGATTCAGAACCATATGCCGTTCAACGGCTGGTATCCAAACGGCGTGACTGCCAAGACGACCGGCGCGACCTTGTCCGCCCGTAAGCAGCAGATTGAAACTTATGCGCGCGGTGTGCATTACACCGACGAGGCGGCTGAGGCGTTCCGCAAGCAAATCGACAAGTTGAACAAGCCGGTCATCTGGGTCTTCTATGGGGATCACCTGCCTGGTATTTACCCTGGCATCACGGATAATGTGCTCCTGCACCGGACGGATTACTTTGTCTATGCCAATAAGTACGCCCGTGAACACGGGGCGCTGGACAAACAGCACGGCGGTGTCATCGGGACCAACGACCTGATTGCGCTCGCGTTCAAGCAGGGCAACTTGAAACTGAACGCGTACAACGCACTGCTGACCGCTGTCAACGAGAAGCTGCCTGCTATTTGGACCAAGGTCTCAAACTCGAGCACGAGTAGCACAACGGGGATTCGTTTTGTGAAGGATGACAACATGACCGAATTGTACCCGCAGCTGACGGCATCGCAGAAGCAACTGATGCACGATTATCAGCTGATTCAGTACGACATCACGGCTGGTAAGCAATACAGCGTTAAGGATGGTATGAATCAACAAGTGAAGTAG
- a CDS encoding glycoside hydrolase family 1 protein: MASFPKNFLWGDAIAANQAEGAWQADGKGVDLADVISKGIMSGTPSSTIDPDTYYPSHEAIDFYHRYHDDLELMAGMGFKCFRTSISWSRIFPTGEETEPNEAGLAYYQDMFETMRKLGMEPVVTISHYETPLNLIDKYNGWDSKKLIPLYERYCKVIFERFGKLVHYWMTFNELNNVMTIPFAAGAIRVSGTPQHQLQQKYQAAHNMFVANAHANKLAKAIMPDAHMGIMVSMSGAVLYPATPNPADVFATMNLQRRSFFFADTQLNGEYPRYFERIKRENHLQLDITADELALIKQYPSEYLGFSYYRSSVYAAGVSTAGSTGGVLGEDNPYLEKSDWGWPIDPTGLRYLLNVLQDRYHKPLFIVENGLGDVDTVTADGHVHDQNRIKYLQDHVQAMNDAIEDGCDVMGYTWWGPIDIVSAGTGEMKKRYGFVYVDKDNEGRGTLKRIKKDSYDVYHEIIMTNGASVVDQK; encoded by the coding sequence ATGGCTAGTTTTCCAAAGAACTTTTTGTGGGGTGACGCTATTGCCGCCAACCAGGCTGAGGGTGCGTGGCAGGCAGATGGCAAGGGTGTCGACCTGGCCGACGTCATCAGCAAGGGTATCATGTCGGGGACGCCTAGCAGCACGATTGACCCGGACACTTACTACCCGAGTCACGAGGCGATTGATTTCTACCATCGCTATCACGACGACCTCGAACTGATGGCCGGCATGGGTTTCAAGTGTTTCCGCACGTCCATTTCCTGGTCCCGGATTTTTCCAACGGGTGAGGAGACTGAGCCCAATGAGGCTGGTCTCGCCTACTACCAGGACATGTTTGAAACGATGCGCAAGCTCGGCATGGAACCCGTTGTGACCATTTCACACTACGAGACGCCGCTGAACCTCATCGATAAATACAACGGCTGGGACAGCAAGAAACTGATTCCGCTGTACGAACGTTACTGCAAGGTTATCTTTGAACGTTTTGGCAAGCTTGTTCACTACTGGATGACCTTCAACGAGCTCAACAACGTGATGACCATTCCGTTTGCAGCCGGCGCCATCCGTGTTAGCGGCACGCCGCAGCATCAGTTGCAGCAGAAGTACCAAGCCGCGCACAACATGTTTGTGGCCAACGCGCATGCGAATAAGCTCGCTAAGGCCATCATGCCGGACGCCCACATGGGTATTATGGTGTCGATGAGTGGGGCAGTGCTGTATCCCGCAACGCCAAACCCAGCTGACGTGTTCGCGACGATGAACCTGCAACGCCGCAGCTTCTTCTTTGCGGATACCCAGCTCAACGGGGAGTACCCCCGCTACTTTGAGCGGATTAAGCGCGAAAATCATTTGCAGCTGGATATCACGGCCGACGAACTCGCACTCATCAAGCAGTATCCTTCCGAGTATCTCGGCTTCTCGTACTACCGCAGCAGTGTTTATGCCGCGGGGGTATCGACCGCCGGCAGCACGGGTGGTGTTCTCGGTGAAGACAACCCTTACCTGGAAAAATCCGATTGGGGCTGGCCGATTGACCCAACTGGCCTGCGTTACCTGCTGAATGTGCTGCAGGATCGCTACCACAAGCCATTGTTCATCGTTGAAAACGGGCTGGGGGATGTCGATACGGTTACTGCGGACGGTCACGTTCATGATCAGAATCGCATTAAGTACCTGCAGGATCATGTGCAGGCCATGAACGACGCCATTGAAGACGGCTGTGATGTCATGGGCTACACCTGGTGGGGGCCGATTGATATCGTATCGGCTGGTACAGGCGAAATGAAGAAACGTTATGGCTTTGTCTATGTTGATAAGGATAATGAAGGTCGTGGAACCCTCAAACGGATCAAGAAAGACAGTTACGACGTGTACCACGAGATTATTATGACTAACGGTGCCAGCGTGGTCGACCAGAAGTAG